TCACCAAATAATAGACCGATATCAATGGGCTGTAAGCGTTAATCGGGTCATTGCCCAATTGGAGGGCTTCGGCAGAGGGAGCAGACAGGGTATCTCGGCTTGCAGCCGAGTTTCGCCGTTTGTAGAAATCAAAGACGCCccgtttcttctcggcctgaGTAGCCACGGGGTGTTCGCGGAGATTCAGCCTTACCGCATTCTGATACTCTTCAGATTCCAGCGTTTTGGTGAGCTGGGCATTGATGTAATCCGGAGATCCAAAGTCGAAGCCTGTCATTCTCTCGATGACCTCTTGGTCCAGGGGGAGTTGCAGAGGCTCTCGAGCTGGGAGGTAGTTTTCTGGTGGTGCGCTGAATCCCTTGTTCATCCAGGGATGATTTATGATCTCAGCCAAGGAGGCTCGCTGCTTCGGATCTGTTACGAGCATCCGCGAGATAATGTGTCGACATTCTGAGGAGTCACAGGAGGTGTTAGCTTGGTCACGTCCTGACGCTTAGGATGGACGAGGGAAGGGTACACATCGTTGCGGAAGGGTAGCGGGGTTCAGGGACGCCGATCTCGGTGTCACATACCAGCAGTCAACCCAGGCGGGTATTCGACCACACCCTTCTTAATCTTCGCATGAAGCTGAGGCATGCTCTGATCGTCAAATGGAACCTTTCCGCACACGAGTACATACAGCACAATGCCAAAACTCCACACGTCCACTTCCGGGCCGGTGTATTGTCTCGCCTGGAGCAACTCTGGGGCCGCAAAGTACAGACTGCCACAGAAGGTCTTGAGGAGGCTGCGGGGCGAGAACAGGTTGCTCAGACCAAAATCAATGATTTTGATATCGCCGGTCTTGCTGATGAGGATATTCTCGATTTTGAGGTCGCGATGCACGATGCTGTTGCGATGGCAATAGTCCAGCGCACTGGCAATTTGGCGAGCAAACTTCCGGGCCTGTTTTTCCTTCAACTTTCCGTGCGAGATGATGTAGTCCAGCATCTGCCCCCCGTTGACATACTCAAACAGCATGTACCAGTGGTACGTAGTTCGAACCACGTCCCGCATACCGCAGATGTATGGATGGCTGGTTAGAGAGACGATGGCAGCCTCTCTTGCAGTTCGAATTTCCTTGGAGCGATCTGCCCGCTCCGTCTCGCGCGAGGACTTGTGTTCCTCGGTCGACAGGCGAGGGACGATCTTGACGGCAACCTATGCAGCGAGATAGAGCCCATATTAGCAAACTGCGGACCAAATCCATTGCACGCGACCGCAGCGTTCTGGTCATCACCCTGAACTGTGCCCCTCCATCCCgggggcaaaaaaagaaagggaagcAACGTGGATTGGGAATAATGACCTGTTCTCCAGTTTCTATGTTTTTGGCCAACTTCACTTTGCCCATGCTACCTGCACCGATTGTCTTCCCTAGCGCCCAATTCCCCGTCggggtggtgatggtggtgcGCCGCTTGGGCTGGCTTGGTGCGCTCGTTGGCCCAAGAGGTCCGCTCGCGGACACTGGCACCGAATCGACTGGAGCCAGCTCATTTTCACGCGGCTGCATGGAGGATGTTCTTTGATGTCGCCGGGTGGACTCGGTCCAAGCAGTTGCCGGTCGCTCGGCGGAAACGTCGCGGTCGCGGCGAGCTTTGGCGTCTCCGTCCGGTCGCCCTACGCCGTCAAATGCGGCATAGTTTGACGGAGGCCGGTGATCATGAGAGGCCGTCTTGGAATGCGCATATTGGgccgggggaggagggggctGGGAGTGGTTGGATGGTCGAACCGCCACGCTTCTCGTCCGATGCGGGAGTTCGGCTTGAGCAGCTGATCGCGCAGGCCTCGACGAGGTAGACGCGGTGCGCCTGGGAGCTGAGGACATGGTGGCAGAGGCGCCGGAGTGTTTTGTGCAACAGTTGGAATGTTCACAAAGAGAGACTCGCAGAT
This genomic window from Penicillium oxalicum strain HP7-1 chromosome III, whole genome shotgun sequence contains:
- a CDS encoding Protein kinase kin1, whose translation is MSSAPRRTASTSSRPARSAAQAELPHRTRSVAVRPSNHSQPPPPPAQYAHSKTASHDHRPPSNYAAFDGVGRPDGDAKARRDRDVSAERPATAWTESTRRHQRTSSMQPRENELAPVDSVPVSASGPLGPTSAPSQPKRRTTITTPTGNWALGKTIGAGSMGKVKLAKNIETGEQVAVKIVPRLSTEEHKSSRETERADRSKEIRTAREAAIVSLTSHPYICGMRDVVRTTYHWYMLFEYVNGGQMLDYIISHGKLKEKQARKFARQIASALDYCHRNSIVHRDLKIENILISKTGDIKIIDFGLSNLFSPRSLLKTFCGSLYFAAPELLQARQYTGPEVDVWSFGIVLYVLVCGKVPFDDQSMPQLHAKIKKGVVEYPPGLTAECRHIISRMLVTDPKQRASLAEIINHPWMNKGFSAPPENYLPAREPLQLPLDQEVIERMTGFDFGSPDYINAQLTKTLESEEYQNAVRLNLREHPVATQAEKKRGVFDFYKRRNSAASRDTLSAPSAEALQLGNDPINAYSPLISVYYLVKEKLDRERAEARPGALGLRQPAIASDVKIPELAQPAAAYTNQYQLPGEKDTGRRSRPRARTHGEDEVTETLKSHHVSSPSAHVVPNTMQLEAPSSKKESTAAGILRRFSTRRVKDRSRDPERERVSTPNTPTLNVQPPADSASPIHRGFSVRRTRRPEPSPDSVTPASSQAHQPDLLAAPQPGDAKSQSNKSLGRSTSVNSADYNARRAARRTDAETLDVDRQPPSTSGSDQPPPENRRDPAGTKTSTRGHTARTMSLGHARRESIQARRARREATREANVPEETDADITGAGTALESANEAEDLSKPVYLKGLFSVSTTSSKPLPVIRADIIRVLKQLAVNYVEIKGGFSCRHAPSIDLEKVVDVGPPSPDRQGQVTMMARDDSRASPHSKLQRRAAQGQPDHSFTTNSDASDEYVAREPPTSASFGDRVVGETTTRVQSDTGENLVLRFEILIVKVPLFSLHGIQFKKVSGGMWQYREMAKKILDALRL